A window of Phragmites australis chromosome 2, lpPhrAust1.1, whole genome shotgun sequence genomic DNA:
CGTGTGTCATAGTTCCTGAGTAGCTTGATAAATATGCAGGAGTGGCATGTtaggtttttattttatttctgtCACCGGGGAAAATAAGCATTGCAGTTATTTCAAAGTATTTGCAGGCAGATTTCACGGATTAAAGAAGGATTATGTTTCGCTAGGACTTACAGCTCACTCAGTTTTGGCAAACTGCCAAAGTATGACGGAACATTTCCAGTCAGTTGATTGTTCTCGAAATGACTGCatttttaacaagaaaaaatcaTGAGAAAAGATGAAGATACAAAAGGTGTGAAACAAAGAAATGAACCAACTTAAGTAATTCCTCACATGATGGATAGGTTCGAAGTGCCACTGAGGTCTGGAATCTGGCCTGTTAACATGTTATTTGCAAGTCCGCTGCAAGGAAATTCTGCGCATTAATCATACCTTTGATGGAAGGACTAGGTATATCTATTTGTGGGCAGAAAGGCAATGCTTACATCTCTGCTAAGCATGGCAAACCCGCTAGTTCCGATGGTATGTTTCCTGTCAAGTTCTTTCCTGAAAGATTTCTGATCACAAGTAAGGTTGTCAGTATTAATTCAGCATCAAGCTCAGATGCAGATACTTGGAAGAGATGAAACGTTTAAGGGAGTAGCAGATTTCCCTTCCCTTTTGGATAACACTTGTGATAGTAGAGTTGAGAGCTGAGTTAATTACATGGAAATGACTCTTGGTTCTGATTCTGGACTGCATTTCACCCAAGACCACGGTGAAGGTAGACACGGATCGCCGCCTTCCTTTGCCCAATCAGCGAATGGGTAACGTGAGGCTAGGCTTGTCATGAGAGGCGCTGCACCGACAGTTCAATGATAAAGGCGAAATGCATGGATTATTAGAGATAGGAGAGTTAAGTAAAGCAAAATGCATACCGTCTGGGGAGCCAAGATCAATGTGGATATATTTGTATATCTCAAAGGCATTCAGAATAGGACCCTTGGATGAATCATTTGTCCTACGGAACTTGAAGGAGAGGACAAATGGCAGTGAAATGTTGAAGAACCCTGGCTCGTATAGCCGGTACTTCCCCGGGGCGTTCTCACCAATATCCACCGTGGGTTTGCTAACATCCGGCAAACCAGGGATGAAGAGCTTGAACTTGCGTGTCTCGGGAACGACAAACTCTTGGATCTCGGCAAAGTAGGAGAATGCCCATCCGTTGCCGGGGAAGCCATTGAGGTTGAGGCGATAGGTGAGCTCACCGAGCGAACCCACAACCGCCGTCTGCATCACCTTCTGGGGCGGCCTCTCGCTGGAGCTCACGAAGACGGGCTTATCGGTGGAGACGTTGAGTGTGCCCGGAGCGACGTCAACCAGATAGTTGGCCCTCCTGACCAAGTCGGACTCCCAGATCCTGTCGTACGGATCGTCCGGATACCTGACAGGATCGGTGGTGGGAGCTCCGAAGTTGATCCTCGCGGACAGGCTGAGGAAGGCGTCGGCCTCGTAATCGGTGTAGTAGAGGGAGCCGTTGAGCTGGCGGAGCTCGAGCGTGGAGATGAAGGGCTGGCCCGTGGTGGCGTTGGAGAGGCAGACGCTGAGGGTGGGCGACGAGGCCAGCACGACCAGCTCCCTGGTGACCACCTTGGTCTCGTCGTAGATGACGatggtggaccagcgggaggcCCCCAGGTAGAGGTCGAACTCCGGGAAGACGTTGCTGCTGTCGAAGTTGCCGTACAGGAAGCTGGCCCGGATCAGGTAGCGGGTCCTCGTCCTGACGCCCAGCGTGTAGCAGTACTTCTTGGTGCCGCCGTCCGCCGTCGAGGGGAAGTAGCGCACCGTGGAGTACTGCGTGCGCTTCTCCGACGGCACCGAGATGGTGGCCGTGGCGCCGAAGGGGAACCAACCGGCGTCGCCTGTCCACACCAGGCCGAGCTCGTCCGTGTAGTTAGCAGACCCGCCGCAGTCGATGCTCAGGAAGCCTGCCAACCCCAGCCAACAATGCAATCAGGCATCAGCTCAGCTGCTAATTCATGCATCTTCAACAAGTTGGATGGAAAATAACCTGCTTTAATTTGATTTACCCTTCGATGTCATTAAAAGGCGCGCAATTGCATTTGATTTGCATTCGCTTCGGTACTGCAGTGCAGTACGAGTACTGGTGTGTACGTATATTCTATTTACGAGAATAACGTATCTTGTCTGAATTTACTAAACTGTCGTGCATCACCATTTCATCATTCACTAAATTTCACCGCATTTCTATGCAAGATACTTCCCAGTGTAAGTATCTAAGAAACGAGTTGCAGTTGGTCGCAACTCGCAACataggagaaggaggaggaggaggaactgaCTAATTAAGCACTCCATATATAAGCAGAGCAGAATTTAGCAAATTGATTAGGCCAAAATGTTACTACTAGTAGTCCAAGAATTAgatagaaggaaaaaaacacaAGAAGACGTGCGGTGCGGGTAGGGGTCGACTTACCAGGCATCTGAGCAAAGGAGGCGGAGAAGAAGACgacgaagcagcagcagcagaggagcAGCATATGCCTTGAAGACGCCGCCATtgattctcttctcttctcttcttttctcttctcttctcttctcttgcaTGTATATGCCTTGAAGAAGGAGGAGCAGATCGGAGGGGGATCTTACTAGTTGTTCCTCGATCGATGGCCTGCTAACTGTCTCCTTTGGCGTCCCTCCATGGCTCCAAGAATTGAATGAACTGGTGCTAGGAGTGCAGAAAACTGCTGCTGCCCCCGGTAATTCTTACTAGTACTATTAACTACTGCTACctgctagagagagagagagagagagagagagaggcaccCACCTTACCCGCTAAGTAAGCGTGTTGCGCTTTAAGTAGTGTGCTAGCTAGTGTATGTTTGGGAAAGCAAATTGCTCTTCAATGGAGTCACTCAGGAGTACCAGGGAAGGGAAGGAAAGAGACCACCGCTAGCGACGaatttggaaatttagacaacatacgcgaccgtatttgcgaaaatagacaacatgtcgacgtatttgcaaatctagcactcgtattcggtatctcaaataccgaaatttgattttcggaaactgaaaatccgaaaacaccgtattcggcaactgaggtgccgaatacggcactgtgggctgtattcggcacctcagttgccgaatacaccctgtactctgctgtattcggcaactgaggtgccaaatacagcccacagtgccgtattcggcacctcagttgccgaatacggtgttttcggattttcagtttccgaaaatcaaatttcggtatttgaataacgtaattaaataatctaatttgtataatctcagtactctaattaaataaactaagtaccctaattaaataatctaagtaataacgtaattaaataatctaatgagaataatctaagtactctaattaaataaagtaagtactctaattacataatctaataacgtaattaaataatctaatttgtataacctaagtactctaattaaataaactaagtactctaattaaataatctaagtaatctaataacgtaattaaataatccaATTTGTATaacctaagtactctaattaaataaactaagtactctaattaaataacctaagtaatataataacataattaaataatctaatttgtataatctaagtactcttattaaataatctaagtaatataataacgtaattaaataatctaatttgtataatctcagtactctaattaaataaactaagtaccctaattaaataatctaagtaataacgtaattaaataatctaatgagaataatctaagtactctaattaaataaagtaagtactctaattacataatctaataacgtaattaaataatctaatttgtataacctaagtactctaattaaataaactaagtactctaattaaataatctaagtaatctaataacgtaattaaataatccaATTTGTATaacctaagtactctaattaaataaactaagtactctaattaaataatctaagtaatataataatgtaattaaataatctaatttgtataatctaagtagtctaattaaataaaccaatataattaaataaatgtaatcgaacggattaaacaatcaCAATCTACTTCTGAAAGAACTAATCTACTTCGAAACAgactaaccaaataagctaattactctaaatactattactaacctaagtattaaatAGGTAATCTAATAACTAACCGGTATGAAAGTGAGTGCTCTCGAAGTATTaaactgccgctgctgctgatcgcgttgctcctcttctgctgctttCTATACTTGAGCTGCTGCTActcccttctctgctctgctaCTCCCTTCTCTACTCTGCTGCTACTCTCTTCTCTGACGAACTCCATTTATTCACCTCTCCTCAGGCCGTGCCAAACATCACGGGTTGCcaaaatcatgcatgcatccgGCCACGGGTTGCAAAAAATGGTGAAAATGATTGATGTGACGCGAAAATGATTGATGGGACGCGGGAAAAAGGGGATGGGATGGGTGGccggctgtattcggcaactgaggtgccgaatacggcactgtgggccgtattcggcacctcagttgccgaatacagcagagtacagggtgtattcggcaactgaggtgccgaatacggcccacagtgccgtattcggcacctcagttgccgaatacggtgttttcggattttcagtttccgaaaatcaaatttcggtatttgagataccgaatacgagtgctagatttgcaaatacgtcgacatgttgtctaatttcgcaaatacggtcgcgtatgttgtctaaatttccaaatttgccCACCGCTAGCAGTAGCAGAGCCACACAATGCAGTGAGAGAGAGTAAAAAGCGCAGTGTCAGTGTGAGAGCGCACGCCCAAAAGTAACACGATGCAGCAGCGGGGCAAAGAAAGGGGAAAGAGAAAGgcaccctccctccctccctctctctctcaatgcTCTGCTCGTTAACTGTAAAGTTGGTTCATCTGATGGATGGTGGGGCTCCAACGATCCCCTTCTTCCGTTGCGCGTGGCGCCCACTGCCTCTCCACTGGCCGCTCTTGTCCAAAATTATTCAACACACACAAAGAAATTCAAAAGTTTCTACAAGATTCACTTCACACTGCCACGGTTCGACTAACATGTTTCAGCATCTTACAATGTCAATGTATTGGTTGGCAATAGAAGAATTACACTAGGCCTTTCTTCATCCAATAcgtcccttcccttcccttagTCCAACTGTCAACAAAAGGACGCATCGTCGTGCAATATTCTAGTTCCAGTTCAAGTCTCGACCGGTACATGGATGCTACCATGCATGCTTACCTGTAACCTGACCTAGCAAATAGCTTACTTGATTCAGGACGACTATCTTCACACTCTGCTGCTCTAGTTAGGAGATGAGACCAACTGATTTCAGCTAAAGCAAAGCCTGCAATGCAAACAAAAGCTGGAGCATCGAATAAAGCTACAGCATGTAAACCCTAAAGCCATGCATATACCAACCAAGTTTAGAAAAGCAACTCCAGACAGCGGCAAAACATGCAGCCCATCTCACTGCAAGGAAGCCTTTTGGATCGACGTCTTCCATTGCATCCTCGATCCATCGTGCGGAGTCTGTTTGCGCCGCATAAgcaaaatatattatatttgttACTCCATCTCAGTGCATCAACTGATGCCACATTTCAAAACGATAAAATGTTTTCGTTTATGAACAATGAAAGAGGTCCATGTGAAAGAAACATACATATACGCATATATCGCAGTCGCAGCCCAACAAGATTGAAATTGAAATGCGAATGGCAACAACACAAGAAAAGCGCTGCCTGCGTTTGCGTCTCCAATTAAGCGGCACAATCTGCTACTGCTGTTTCCCtagaaataggattagcattgCCTTACGAGAAAGAAATCCTTAATCACGTACCTACATGGATTCAAAAGCAGACTTGTGTTCTAACAACATACCTTCGGTACAGAGACACCCAGTGATCCGCCACGGGATCTGTTAAAGCTCCTCCATCTAGAGCACAACAAGCACACatgggaaaaaaaggaaaagaaaaggtagcAGATAGATAGAAAGATTTGCACCCATATCAGAATCGAGCACTCAGATTAAGAAACAAAGTAAACTTTTAAGTATGAAACCGGCTTAAAACATGTTTTTACAACACCTATTGGTAACTGATCCGATCTGATCTGCAGCATACAATGACGCAAGTATACGACACCTCCACGACACTGAAAAACAGAGAAGCGATCACTGTTCCTATGAATGCTTGATCCTGCAACAAGCGCTAGCTACCCCCGATATACCTTTTCTCTAACTTCCTCGTCCCATTGACCTGCAAAAACAAGAGGACACCACTACATGCATAAGAAGGGCGGCAAGAATGCACTGCTACACAACATCGAGCGGAAGGATGTCACACAGGAAGAAACCTGAGTACCTCACTAATTATGCAACAGCTTCAACAGTAGGGGAACACCCTATTCACTCTTTGATGCACCATGCGAAGGCTCATTTCCTGAACCAGCTGCTGGGAAGTCGGTGAGGCGAAAGCTGTCAAGGGCTGGTCCAAGAGCACGGATTTTCCCTGCGCCTGCAAATGCTGCCTCAGCATCCATGCGCCTCTTGAAGATCACCTGGGCAGAGCTGGCATTGTTTGCAATCTCTGCCTTGGCTTCGTTGACAGGCCCATATTGGCTAAAGATCTTGATAAGGTCACTGCGTGGTGGAACTGCACTTGGCCTGCTGAAGTGCAGCACCAGTCCAGCCAGCAAGCTATTTTCCATTTCTTCAGCAGATTTGATACCGGCATTTAGTTGAGATCCATTGGTGACACACGGTTTGCTTTCAGCCTTAAGTTGCTCCCCGCTCTGTGTATCTAGCTTGCCTTCACTCCTTGGCTCATCTGCACTTCCCAGAGTCGCTGACAGATTATTGGCGAGTTTCTTAACCTGATGCAccttcttgcttgttcttcttttactctcatctttcttctttttcaggCTAGATAGCGGCTCCTCCACGTTAATGAGAATGTCAGCCCAATAGTCGTCCTGCATATGATCAGCGATGGGCTGTTCCGAAGGAGCGGACTCAGTGTTGGCTGCTTTTTCAGGTATCTCCTCGTTGACATCAGAACTAGAAGCATAGGAGTTCTTCCTAAAATCAGTAAGGAAGTTAACACTTCTAGGGGCGATTTTCTCTCTCTGCTTAAGATCACATGCTGCTAGCGACAGCTGCCATAGCATTTCACCACAAGATAGAGACTCCTCAGTACAGGAACCTTTCTTGCCCCGATTCACCTTCACAGAAAGTTGAGACTGGTCTGCTGCAGTTACTTGCCTGTTTTTAGCCCTAAGTGATTTTGTCTGAGACGCTGCACCATTAGGTTTGACGACAGGTGGTGTCTGTGGCATGTGCCCAGCTGCTTTACTCATCAGCTCTCCAACCTTTGTGGACTTGTTACGAGAGAGAGGCTGTGACTGGGAAGACAAATCCCCCAATGTGTTGAGCTTCTTTCTTTTCCTATTCTTCACTGTATCCTTAGAGTCACGAACAGGATCCTCAGGTTTCTCAATTGATTCATGCAAAGATCGGCTCCCTCGAGTCTTGCTCTTACCACCAGATGCAGAATTAGTCCTGCCTATCTCTGCCATAAGTTCAGaaagtttcttcttcttcctgccaTGCTCTGAGATGGGCACTCTCTTACTTAATGATTTTTCAGCACGCCCTGACCTTCTCTTGCCAGGAGAAGCGGAATCCTTGGCACTGCCAGCTCTGAGTCCATCCCCATCCTCCGTGATTTTATCCTTCTTGCGTGCAGAGCTCGCCCTATGCCTGAGCTTGTTTTCTTTCAGCAAAGTGACATCTTTGTTTAAGGTTTCACCATTATCATCCTTTCCCAACCTTTTCAAACCCTCCAAAGCATCTTCCTTCTTGCGCGTGGATCTTAGCATGCGCCCTGATTTGCTCTCACTCAAAACGCCATCCACTGCCTTACTGGCCAGAGTTTTGCTGTCACCAACACCAACTGTTTCAAGTCCATCTGAATATTTGGAAGTGTCTATTTTCTTACTCGCCGAACTCTTCCTGTGCTTTGACTTTTTTCCCTTACTCATTATATCATCTGTCGCCCCTCTACTCGGCACACCGCTATCCTCATCCATAGCCTCTTCATTTGCAGCCGCTGGTAGAGCCTCTTTCCTGCATGATGAACTCCCAGAACGCCTTGATTTCTTCTCCTTGCTTGGAACATTATCCTCACCCCTCTGGTGCATCCTTTTCCTCTTTGCGTGCGGAATCGCCTCCTCGACATCCTCAATACCCTGGAATATCACAAACTCGGGGAGGTCCCTTGGACCCCTTGATCGATTGAACGCCCTCAGCTGTGCTTTAGCGGTGGCAAGGTCAAGAAGATCAGCGCCAGCCAGCGGTTTCTTTCCCAGTGCTGAGATGTAGTCAAGAAAGGCTTCGGCACAGAAGGCATCCCTCATGTACGAACCGTCTACCGCCGTAGCATACGCCCCTTTCCGGATACCAGCGTTCTCAACCTCCAGCTTGGTGGCGATGCTGGAACCGAAGCAACCGCAGGAGAGGCCGGCCTGCACGCGTCGTCCAACCTCCTGCAGCGCGGTATCCACAGCAGAGACGAAGCTGGACATGGTGCTCTGGGCGGAGAGCCGCGTAAAGTTGGCGCGGAAGGGGAGCAGCGCGGACGCGTCGCTCCAAGCGAAGGTCCTGTCCCAGAAGTAGGCGACGAGCGGGGCGCCGGTCCTCCGGTGCTGCAGCGCGACCTCGGACGCGTCGGCGGCATCAAACACCTGTCCGGGCCACCACGGGTGGCTCCGCACCTTGCCCCAGACCAGGTCCGGCAGCGCGaagtcgtcctcgtcctcgtcctgaAAGGCGCAGCCATAGCGCGCGCGCTCGACTTCCTCCTTCTCCTTATCCTTCTTCTTCCGTGGCGGCGGGGGCTGGGGCGGGGGCGGCTGCTTCTTGGGGCGGCTACGGCGAGGGCTCCTGAGAACTTCCTGGACGTCCGGGCGAATGACGCGTAGGCGCGCCGGGCGCGTGGAGGTGCTCCTCGTGTCCCCGGAAGCGTTGTTGGAAGCTTCTGCCCGCGAATCCGCCATGCTTCTGGGCAAGGACCAAGGAAGAAACAGGGGTTAGGGGGGCACGCGCTATtcgagagaaagaaaaggaagggtGGCAGACCTTATTATGCCTCGCCGCTTCAGGGCTCAGCACGCGGTGGAAGGAAGGGAGGGAGGCTTCGCCGGAGGCAGAGGAGATGGGGAATTTTGGAGACGAGTCGAGGAGAATAGAATGGTGCCGAGAGGTAGGGGTAGGTTTGGAATTATGGTTTAGGACGAGGGGCTGCCTGCCAAAGTTTATTTAGTAGTCACTGAGACTGAGCCaaggttttatttttcttctcctctgtcattattatttattaccgatttttttttctgtggttATCCTTTACATATTTGGGAAAAGCtcatctataacatatattatccaGCCAAGATTTGGAGCACTCTCAGGACTCGGGTGCTGTAGATACTATAGCAGTAGGCCCACATATTGTGTATGTGTAGATATACGGAtacacgtgtatatatatatgtatatatatatatatatatatatatatatatatatatatatatatatttgaaattCCTTGGATTCGTGTTGATTGAAAATTCACAAATTAGCCCAAGCTAGTTACTCCGAAACCTAATCACATCGATTTGACTCATACACACCATAATATTTCTCACAAATTTACATCTCAGTTACATTTTCTGAAGTGGCAAAAATATTGAAAGAGCAACGTTTGAGGTGGTAAACCACTAATTTCCCAGTCCCATGAGGGAAAAAGGGTGACCTATCCAGTACAAGTACATAGCCAATGGTAGTAACAATAGAACACTACTCCATACCGCCTAGTCAATCGACATCATGTTACCTACTTGAAATACTACTTCCACCAATCAAAAATTCAGTTGTTTCAGGTTTTCTTTTTGTCAAACCTTTCTAAGTTCTGATCATTGATATATAAATAACTACatacattggcaacaaaagatTAAGATTTACATTAATAAATCTGTCATGATAATGATGTGTGGCGACTCAACATTCCACTTCCGAGATAGAACGACATGTCTACGGTTATTACTCTAGTAAGCAAGCTTACTGAAGTATTGACATATTAGAGTAGCATAGCAGAATCAATATAGTGGGACCGTAGGCAAGAGTCACCGTCACTTAAGGTCACTTCATAGATGAAGTACTGTTAAGTTTGTTTAACATGGTTATGTAAGACACAAGTCTCATGCCTAAAGGGAAGGTCAAAGTTCTCATCACATCTCAATCTATCCTTTAATCTTCTAGTTGGATTTTGTAGAACTCATTATACAAGGTTTCCAACTTCTGGCTCACACCGTCTTCATAGCTATCTTGGGATTGATGGTTGTTTAAGTCGACATCTTGCCCCTCTATATATCAAGGAGATAGCAGGTATGAGTATGAACATACTTAACAAATCCTATAATAACAAGCACACACTCAGTATGAATCAAGGAGTTCACAGTGTTATCACTATATTCTCAAAAGTTATCTAAGAATAACCAATACACTTTGCAAGAGTGTGGTTAGAAAGGTCCAGTTTTAAGGTGAGATTACTAGTTGAATCACCACATACTAGAACCAAATAGTGGTTCTCTTTCCTGTTGTGAGCATAGCTTATTAACCTAAAAGCAGGGAGTGACAATCATGTTCTAGACTCTGACTAGAGGTGCATTACTGTACCTACAAAATGACAGATGATCTCTATATCTCATATTCCAAGATGTGCCTGACACGATCAATGACAATATGATATTTTCCACACTATCGGTATCTTACTCCAGGACTGGACTGGTAGAACCAAGATCAGAGCACATCAGCGACCATACCTCTCATCCCTCAAAGACAGGGGGAGTAAGTCCACTGATTGGCAACCCACGAATTGATTGCCATGTCCGCAATTTTTACCCTAAGTACTGTAATGAAAGTATTTTTGATAATAGTACTGTAATGAAAGTATTTTTGGTAACATACTGGTATTTCTTTCAATTGGTTAATTATATTAGAAGTCAAAGTTTAAAATGCTTGAGGGAATGTTCCTCAAAACAGCAATTATTGATACACGAAGAGGGTAGAGTAGTAAGAAGGACACTATCTGTTGGTGCATGAGAATTCTCAGGATAAGGGGAAAAAATCACCGACATAATGTTTCCATCCTATATACATATCTTATATCTCTACAACAATGTTCTTTCTGTCTCACATGAAATGTTGTTTTTTCTCTGACATTTGAAGCGCCACTTGTGATTTTGGTGTAGGTCAAGGTGGTGGAATGACCAAAGAGAACAACTGTATTAGGGTAGCTAGTGATATTATATATGGCTAAGGTTTCAAAAGAAGATTTTTCTCATATATATCCACTTATCTAGGAGTTTATATGATGAGTTTTCTACAGATCCAAGTGTTTCAGTGGCTGTAGATATTTGGCCGGGAGTAAAACAACATATGAGCTGAGGTGTGTCTTACTTTTGTGGTTGCGTCTTGTATAATTCTAGTTGATGAGAGTTGAAAATGATATGATTCTTGTCCATGCCTCACCTACCTGATCGAGCATCGGCCTCGGAAAATCGAAAAGAAACAGCAATCAAATGCACGCGTGGGGTGGTCACCcatttccttttcccttgcgttttctttttctttttctttctctttcgtGAGGCCCAAATAAAGCTAGCTGATCCATCGATCAGTTCACTAAGTGCTCGTGCGTTGTAacgaaaaaataaatattaaacgtgataatatcaaatacaaacttaaagtataaaaatataaatacgtCATGAGAATGCCGCCAAATAGATATATTGGAGCGATACCGTAATTTGATTTCAGATATAATTCGAAAAAGAAGGAGATGATTATGCACTAAtttctcttctattttttttatttatttttattagtaaaacgagtCCTATATCCGTAACTGGTCACGAGACAGAGAGATTGGAGGACGATAATAGATGACaaaagtggataaattattcaaattttaaattttttttattagataagagaggaatagagaaaaaatatgatatggaaactaacttgtgttttatataatagagattcTATATAATAACAGTATATATCCACAGGCCCATATATAGGCCATCAGTTTTAAGATCGATCAAAAATCAATCTTAAAAcgttgatctccttcttcaGGAAAACCGGtcgattttgaagaaaaaaaaaaaggaaaacggGTAGAGTGTGCCATGGCCGACTGCTGCCCTTTTTCTAACCGGTGCTTTGAGCATTAGTGCCCATATGAGGGGAGGCCTGTCCAGAGGCCACACAAGAGAGTGGACAAGCAAGCAGGAGCAGGTCCCGCTCAGGCCCAAGATGGAGGGGTGCCTTGAGCCTGGCGCTCGACGATGATGTCGAGCTAACCATGAGAGGAGAGCCTGT
This region includes:
- the LOC133908361 gene encoding uncharacterized protein LOC133908361, encoding MADSRAEASNNASGDTRSTSTRPARLRVIRPDVQEVLRSPRRSRPKKQPPPPQPPPPRKKKDKEKEEVERARYGCAFQDEDEDDFALPDLVWGKVRSHPWWPGQVFDAADASEVALQHRRTGAPLVAYFWDRTFAWSDASALLPFRANFTRLSAQSTMSSFVSAVDTALQEVGRRVQAGLSCGCFGSSIATKLEVENAGIRKGAYATAVDGSYMRDAFCAEAFLDYISALGKKPLAGADLLDLATAKAQLRAFNRSRGPRDLPEFVIFQGIEDVEEAIPHAKRKRMHQRGEDNVPSKEKKSRRSGSSSCRKEALPAAANEEAMDEDSGVPSRGATDDIMSKGKKSKHRKSSASKKIDTSKYSDGLETVGVGDSKTLASKAVDGVLSESKSGRMLRSTRKKEDALEGLKRLGKDDNGETLNKDVTLLKENKLRHRASSARKKDKITEDGDGLRAGSAKDSASPGKRRSGRAEKSLSKRVPISEHGRKKKKLSELMAEIGRTNSASGGKSKTRGSRSLHESIEKPEDPVRDSKDTVKNRKRKKLNTLGDLSSQSQPLSRNKSTKVGELMSKAAGHMPQTPPVVKPNGAASQTKSLRAKNRQVTAADQSQLSVKVNRGKKGSCTEESLSCGEMLWQLSLAACDLKQREKIAPRSVNFLTDFRKNSYASSSDVNEEIPEKAANTESAPSEQPIADHMQDDYWADILINVEEPLSSLKKKKDESKRRTSKKVHQVKKLANNLSATLGSADEPRSEGKLDTQSGEQLKAESKPCVTNGSQLNAGIKSAEEMENSLLAGLVLHFSRPSAVPPRSDLIKIFSQYGPVNEAKAEIANNASSAQVIFKRRMDAEAAFAGAGKIRALGPALDSFRLTDFPAAGSGNEPSHGASKNPPPICSSFFKAYTCKRREEKRKEEKRRESMAASSRHMLLLCCCCFVVFFSASFAQMPGFLSIDCGGSANYTDELGLVWTGDAGWFPFGATATISVPSEKRTQYSTVRYFPSTADGGTKKYCYTLGVRTRTRYLIRASFLYGNFDSSNVFPEFDLYLGASRWSTIVIYDETKVVTRELVVLASSPTLSVCLSNATTGQPFISTLELRQLNGSLYYTDYEADAFLSLSARINFGAPTTDPVRYPDDPYDRIWESDLVRRANYLVDVAPGTLNVSTDKPVFVSSSERPPQKVMQTAVVGSLGELTYRLNLNGFPGNGWAFSYFAEIQEFVVPETRKFKLFIPGLPDVSKPTVDIGENAPGKYRLYEPGFFNISLPFVLSFKFRRTNDSSKGPILNAFEIYKYIHIDLGSPDAPLMTSLASRYPFADWAKEGGDPCLPSPWSWVKCSPESEPRVISINLSGKNLTGNIPSELAGLPCLAEIGLANNMLTGQIPDLSGTSNLSIIHFENNQLTGNVPSYFGSLPKLSELYLQNNRLSGAIPRALLSRGITFNYSGNMYLGTGKQEKKHVIIVISAVLGMSFLLAAALCCYMLTHKPIKKYSPEDDVTKVLPEQKFQNSSTRSCEIAAETAHPYKLSDLEVATNSFANRIGSGGFGIVYYGKLADGKEIAVKVPTNDSYQGKKQFTNEVSLLSRIHHRNLVAFLGYCHEDGRNILVYEFMHNGTLKEHLHGRDKHISWIKRLEIAEDAAKGIEYLHTGCTPSIIHRDIKTSNILLDKQMRAKVSDFGLSKFAAEESHASTNVRGTLGYLDPQYYISQQLTEKSDIYSFGIILLELISGRPPISTITFGEHFRNIGPWAKFYYESGDIEAIIDPSMVGEYQDVQSIWKIVEAAVRCIDIEPRKRPCMPEVVKEIQDAMALERTATSEMRGGCPFSPAAASVRSGGTMRSHDMIMDNLLLMDEEDDSSFSGSVSKLKYPELR